From the Anopheles coustani chromosome X, idAnoCousDA_361_x.2, whole genome shotgun sequence genome, one window contains:
- the LOC131268692 gene encoding glutathione hydrolase 1 proenzyme-like, whose product MQSMGLGGGFVMNIYRRQERRAYTLDAREIAAGRATEDMHLDDPSTTNEGPLSIAVPGELKGYWEAHQRFGQLPWSEVLRPTQQLCRRGIPISKHMQDSLSFNSKALNDARIRELFTDPQTGRRKQQGDLVHPHSLCNTLDRIADEGGDSLYRGALADEFAADLQDLGSIITQEDLRKYSVIWSESIPIKLNEDTMYVVPPPASGVLLALIMNILKGYRFQPSDVTSVDNAVRTLHRIVEAFKYAYGKRTEIGDPRYIDVRELTANLTSDEYAETVRKRIDDEHTHADPRDYDGYFFTPNNDGTAHISVLAPSGDAVSVTSSVNFYFGAGLMGSRTGIIVNSGMDDFSSPGLLNYFGLPGSRANFIRPHKRALSSMSPTIVADAEHNVRLIVGAAGGTKITTAVALTLMRALWFGYDIKEAIDAPRLHHQLVPMAVQYEYGNLDVIVKGLQGKGHQTTRYRERGSIICAIAQNASGVYANADFRKGGDVAGF is encoded by the exons ATGCAGTCGATGGGACTGGGCGGTGGTTTCGTGATGAACATCTACCGGCGCCAGGAACGCCGGGCGTACACGCTCGACGCGCGGGAGATTGCGGCCGGGCGCGCCACCGAGGACATGCACCTGGACGATCCGAGCACAACCAACGAGGGTCCGCTGTCGATAGCGGTGCCGGGAGAGCTGAAGGGCTACTGGGAGGCTCATCAGCGCTTCGGGCAGCTGCCGTggtccgaggtgcttcggccGACGCAGCAGCTGTGCCGGCGTGGGATACCGATCTCGAAGCACATGCAGGACTCGCTCTCCTTCAACTCGAAAGCCCTCAATGACGCGAGAATCAG GGAGCTGTTCACCGATCCGCAGACCGGTCGACGGAAGCAGCAGGGAGACCTCGTACATCCACATTCGCTCTGCAACACGCTCGATCGCATCGCGGACGAGGGCGGCGACAGCCTGTATCGGGGGGCACTGGCCGACGAATTCGCCGCTGACCTGCAGGACCTGGGAAGCATCATCACGCAGGAGGATCTGCGCAAATACAG CGTCATCTGGAGCGAGTCCATCCCCATCAAGCTGAACGAGGACACAATGTACGTGGTACCACCACCGGCTAGTGGCGTCCTGTTGGCGTTAATCATGAACATCCTGAAAGGCTACCGATTTCAGCCCAGCGATGTAACCAGCGTCGACAATGCCGTCCGAACGCTGCACCGGATCGTGGAGGCGTTCAAGTACGCCTACGGCAAGCGCACAGAAATTGGGGATCCCCGTTACATCGACGTGCGGGAGCTCACGGCGAACCTCACGTCGGACGAGTATGCGGAAACCGTGCGCAAACGGATAGACGACGAACACACGCATGCTGATCCGAGGGACTACGATGGTTACTTCTTCACCCCCAACAACGATGGCACGGCTCACATTTCGGTGCTTG CGCCATCTGGGGACGCAGTGTCGGTAACTAGCTCGGTAAACTTTTA CTTTGGTGCTGGCCTGATGGGATCCCGCACTGGCATCATTGTAAACAGTGGCATGGATGATTTTTCGTCACCCGGGCTGCTCAACTACTTCGGTCTACCCGGTTCCAGAGCGAATTTCATACGGCCTCACAAGCGGGCCCTATCGTCGATGTCACCGACGATAGTGGCTGATGCGGAACACAACGTCCGACTGATCGTCGGTGCGGCCGGTGGTACCAAAATTACTACCGCTGTCGCGTTG ACGTTGATGCGCGCTCTCTGGTTCGGCTACGACATCAAGGAAGCGATCGACGCACCTCGACTGCACCATCAGCTGGTACCGATGGCGGTGCAATACGAATATGGAAACTTAGAC GTTATTGTTAAAGGGCTGCAAGGCAAAGGACATCAAACAACGCGCTATCGAGAGCGAGGATCCATAATCTGCGCGATCGCCCAGAATGCGTCCGGGGTGTACGCCAACGCCGACTTCCGGAAGGGTGGCGACGTTGCCGGCTTTTGA
- the LOC131268698 gene encoding small ubiquitin-related modifier 2-like: MSDDKKETKESEHINLKVLGQDNAVVQFKIKKHTPLRKLMNAYCDRAGLSLQVVRFRFDGQPINENDTPTTLEMEEGDTIEVYQQQTGGIGV, encoded by the exons ATGTCGGACGATAAGAAG GAAACGAAAGAATCTGAGCATATCAACTTGAAGGTCCTTGGACAGGACAATGCGGtcgttcaatttaaaatcaaaaagCACACCCCACTGCGCAAACTTATGAACGCATATTGCGACCGAGCG GGTCTTTCGCTGCAGGTCGTACGCTTCCGATTCGACGGCCAACCGATAAACGAGAACGACACGCCAACTACGCTGGAGATGGAGGAAGGCGATACCATAGAAGTCTACCAGCAGCAAACCGGTGGAATTGGTGTTTAA
- the LOC131268697 gene encoding cytochrome c oxidase subunit 6A, mitochondrial: MSLVSHILRRSISQSIAKNAQVGGPSAVAGHEAGGYKVWKKLSFFVAVPAVGLCMLNAYLKHQEEHGHPRPEFVKYEHLRVRNKRFPWGEGNKSLFHNPHTNALPDGYEH, from the exons ATGTCGCTGGTTTCGCATATTCTTCGCCGCTCCATCTCGCAATCAATTGCCAAGAACGCCCAGGTTGGTGGCCCATCCGCTGTTGCTGGACACGAAG CCGGCGGATACAAGGTGTGGAAGAAGCTGTCGTTCTTCGTGGCCGTGCCGGCCGTCGGCCTATGCATGCTGAATGCCTACCTGAAGCACCAGGAGGAGCACGGACACCCGCGACCAGAATTCGTTAAGTACGAACACCTGCGCGTCCGCAACAAGCGCTTCCCGTGGGGCGAGGGCAACAAGAGCCTGTTCCACAACCCGCACACCAACGCCCTCCCGGACGGCTACGAGCATTAG
- the LOC131268695 gene encoding syntaxin-16: protein MSHRNLTELFHMLRNNAVHSRSVSYENNSDNENLLETPGKSNDQPRWIGKYDEANYLLFKIQERINEVRKLQSAEVRSVLSDENTASSSTTDGLIAEIKQLICTCHDNINSLRRAESGMEDMLLANIQRHCFVMLQGITEEYRKLLANKAARSLTETEGPLGLEPGAGSSGATGSSSSAAGRHHGPAHNSVETFDNFLQMEAETHGDDGDDQQLLDDFFQLPATGLTINQKQIMLIQADNTKMLKSREDEVLRMTNSITDLNVIFKDISKLIQEQGTILDRIDYNIESAQVRVSDGLRQLQKSESYQRKNKKIHCIMLLAMAIMFMIILIIFTKL from the exons ATGTCTCATCGCAATCTGACCGAATTGTTCCATATGCTAAGGAACAATGCTGTTCACAGCCGAAGCGTTAGCTACGAAAAC AATTCTGACAACGAAAATCTGCTAGAAACGCCGGGAAAATCCAACGATCAGCCGCGCTGGATTGGAAAGTACGATGAAGCCAACTACCTGTTATTCAA AATTCAGGAGCGAATCAATGAGGTGAGAAAGTTACAGTCCGCAGAAGTACGGTCGGTGCTGAGCGATGAAAACACAGCCAGTAGCAGCACG ACTGATGGATTAATAGCGGAAATAAAGCAGCTCATCTGTACCTGCCACGACAACATAAACTCCCTGCGACGTGCAGAAAGCG GAATGGAGGATATGCTGTTGGCGAACATACAGCGACATTGCTTCGTTATGCTGCAAGGCATCACCGAGGAGTATCGGAAACTTTTAGCGAACAAAGCGGCTCGTTCACTCACGGAGACCGAGGGACCGCTGGGGTTGGAGCCGGGTGCGGGAAGCAGCGGTGCAACgggctcctcctcctccgccgcAGGCCGTCACCATGGGCCCGCGCACAATTCCGTCGAGACGTTCGACAACTTTCTGCAGATGGAAGCGGAAACGCACGGCGACGACGGAGACGATCAGCAGCTCCTAGATGATTTCTTTCAGCTGCCGGCGACGGGCCTCACTATCAACCAAAAGCAAATCATGCTCATTCAGGCGGACAACACAAAGATGCTTAAAAGCCGGGAGGATGAGGTGCTGCGCATGACCAACTCGATAACGGACCTTAACGTTATATTCAAGGACATTTCCAAACTGATCCAAGAGCAGGGCACGATTCTGGATCGGATCGACTACAACATTGAGTCGGCACAGGTGCGCGTCAGCGACGGTCTGCGGCAGTTGCAGAAATCCGAGTCGTACCAgcgaaaaaataagaaaattcaCTGTATAATGCTACTCGCGATGGCCATCATGTTCATGATCATTTTAATTATCTTTACAAAGCTATAA
- the LOC131268686 gene encoding SET and MYND domain-containing protein 4-like, with translation MENEWDTFAFELITKYQLQKCVLHRYTSEMDIIRRLSKVEKIDETILKWLQGLPDVHPATDEKSNQYREGGNAIFKSKTNDHLALEAYSKAIFAAPEGSEALALGHANRAVLLIRFGRYREAFEDCELALAGRYPQSKRLKVCFRQAECAEQLNDGKLLDTIIENIASQEATTRLSVAEKAKLVQLRALQKVLNGHSSHAEGVLQEELIFPKLLEKQNQSVGRYVVTTETIEANSIITREKAVSFIPVYEPHPKSTIPSFDCQYCARVNVIPFPCATCGGACYCSIQCRTNHASIHRYECYGYRKHLWYHIGIAHLGMRCFLDGCAAIRTTDFNITDTLTDIGQIISPAEQDNSALGNYIGLFHLVTNFEKMDMADVLQYALVSFMLAVYLRDCTNFFSEMKSLSHNEKLVFVGTRVLHHVGQLVCNGHVISELRGTLPSEVNCYERNSLHINAGHLHRYFTSSRVFTGIFPRISLFNHSCDPNIRNHFEGSTLTVHATRTIDANEQIFNCYGPNCKIMTTKERKMYLRKQYCFDCNCSSCSANDDSGSEMYKLIKCPQAGCGKQFPKELRQQDLRDALNCMHCGEKINCAWFTTIVQIVQEGQDYTNHLFRICLRAYAEGCQILTKYNETKVHILAIIFDYFLQFAGIDPFCLSALKTLVYELIMLRRNQFGHMSLEYIVGCLYLLDLLAIERLVNDGRAVRVDVHCCKILTDFREALSIVGENTRSTVLHYLDKYVTLDGPE, from the exons ATGGAAAACGAATGGGATACGTTTGCCTTCGAGCTTATTACAAAATATCAGCTACAAAAATGCGTTCTGCATCGTTACACCAGCGAGATGGACATCATACGTAGATTATCGAAGGTAGAAAAAATAGA TGAAACGATTCTCAAATGGCTACAAGGATTACCGGATGTCCATCCAGCCACCGACGAGAAGTCCAACCAGTATCGCGAAGGAGGCAATGCaatttttaaaagcaaaacaaatgaccATCTCGCTCTGGAAGCCTACAGCAAAGCAATATTCGCTGCCCCTGAAGGATCGGAAGCCCTTGCGCTGGGTCACGCTAATCGTGCTGTACTGCTCATTCGTTTTGGTCGCTATCGAGAGGCGTTTGAAGATTGTGAGCTAGCGCTCGCTGGCCGCTACCCGCAGTCGAAACGATTGAAGGTGTGTTTCCGACAGGCGGAATGCGCCGAGCAGCTAAACGATGGGAAGCTGTTGGACACCATCATTGAAAACATTGCATCCCAGGAAGCCACGACACGGCTGTCTGTAGctgaaaaagcaaaattagTCCAACTTCGGGCGTTGCAGAAAGTGCTTAATGGTCACTCGTCGCATGCTGAGGGAGTTTTGCAGGAggaattgatttttccaaaGTTGCTAGA gaaacaaaatcaaagcGTTGGTAGATATGTAGTTACAACAGAGACGATTGAGGCAAATAGCATCATTACCAGAGAGAAGGCTGTGTCGTTTATTCCGGTCTATGAACCGCATCCTAAATCCACGATACCTTCGTTCGATTGCCAATATTGTGCCCGCGTAAATGTGATACCATTTCC ATGTGCTACGTGTGGGGGCGCATGCTACTGTAGCATACAATGCAGAACAAACCATGCATCGATACATCGTTACGAGTGCTATGGATATAGAAAGCACCTCTGGTACCATATCGGTATCGCTCATTTGGGAATGCGCTGCTTCCTGGATGGTTGCGCTGCGATACGTACTACCGATTTTAACATCACCGATACACTCACCGACATTGGACAAATTATTTCCCCCGCTGAACAGGATAACAGTGCACTTGGCAACTACATTGGATTGTTTCACTTGGTGACCAATTTCGAGAAGATGGATATGGCTGATGTTCTTCAATACGCGCTG gtGTCTTTCATGTTGGCCGTATATTTGCGAGACTGTACGAACTTTTTcagtgaaatgaaaagtttgtcGCACAACGAGAAATTAGTGTTTGTTggtacacgcgtgctacaccACGTTGGCCAGCTAGTTTGTAATGGTCACGTGATAAGCGAACTACGCGGGACACTGCCTTCAGAAGTCAACTGTTACGAAAGAAATAGTTTGCACATCAATGCCGGCCACCTGCACCGGTATTTCACCAGCTCGCGCGTGTTCACTGGAATTTTTCCTCGGATCAGTTTGTTCAATCATTCATGCGATCCGAACATACGAAATCATTTCGAAGGATCAACACTCACGGTACACGCTACAAGAACCATCGACGCCAATGAACAAATCTTCAACTGCTACGGTCCGAACTGCAAGATTATGACTACGAAGGAACGGAAAATGTACCTTCGTAAGCAGTACTGCTTCGATTGCAACTGTTCTAGTTGCTCGGCCAACGATGATTCCGGTAGTGAAATGTACAAGCTAATCAAATGCCCACAGGCAGGTTGTGGGAAGCAGTTCCCAAAAGAATTGAGACAGCAAGACCTACGTGATGCATTAAATTGCATGCACtgtggagaaaaaataaattgtgcgTGGTTTACTACTATAGTACAAATAGTCCAAGAAGGCCAAGACT aTACCAACCATCTGTTTCGGATATGCCTTCGAGCGTATGCAGAGGGTTGCCAAATTCTGACAAAGTATAATGAAACGAAGGTACACATTTTGGCCataatatttgattatttccTGCAGTTTGCTGGCATCGATCCCTTTTGTTTGAGTGCATTGAAAACTCTGGTTTATGAGTTGATCATGCTGCGACGCAATCAGTTCGGGCACATGAGCCTGGAATACATCGTTGGATGTTTATATCTGCTAGATCTGCTAGCCATTGAGAGGCTTGTAAACGATGGTAGGGCGGTTCGTGTGGATGTGCATTGTTGCAAAATTTTGACAGACTTTCGCGAGGCGCTTAGTATTGTAGGAGAAAATACCCGTTCAACGGTTTTGCATTATTTAGACAAGTATGTCACGTTAGATGGCCCAGAATGA
- the LOC131268700 gene encoding NADH dehydrogenase [ubiquinone] 1 beta subcomplex subunit 1, which produces MVFGITRQYLWSVVPLFGFGVGWFLDRKETERMTMFRDKSALYGRVLKDGEKPSWP; this is translated from the coding sequence ATGGTGTTTGGAATCACCCGTCAGTACCTGTGGAGCGTGGTGCCGCTGTTCGGTTTCGGCGTCGGATGGTTCCTCGACCGgaaggaaacggaacggaTGACCATGTTCCGTGACAAGAGTGCGCTGTACGGAAGAGTACTGAAGGACGGCGAGAAACCATCTTGGCCATAG
- the LOC131268684 gene encoding dipeptidyl aminopeptidase-like protein 6: MNTVQSTGHATVRNKKDSQFEELTVSSSEKRNWRGIFIALLVIAAVLGLIVFSILLLSPEIESSKLHGRRISLYDIKSGRYEWNRQNGSWINRYEYVFINSEGGLTSLQITRDGGFRFEVLMNNATFRQLNVDSYDVSPDRNFVLLYASSDNTQKYNRSYFIYDLAASNVFSLSVKEGDQLAPQLQYVLWAPTTSNGSSRGSGDKAGHQSGPSSTSSGSSSSSSSTSSGSSQGIAFVHQGDIYYKPRMQYDLICRITTNGKDGFVLNGVPDWLYSNVPELKGPSLLFSPDGQHLAYLSFNVSQVQQYQYLWYGEGQQYPKLRSLRYPKVHSANPNVTVYVVNLGVLKYIFPKPISVPAHIRATDSYVGGLSWLSPTELSVTYASRNQSLAHVLLCRAPTFTCVEMFQEKAVANSWVLIGETALFIHRPTLTDHAVNDAPVSQALRNSSGTVTSTSSTAAPTTTTAAPPSALPVPKDLYMLKRLNVRDGSHGYYRHLVLVELGTKRTITLTMGQFEVTEIVGYDERRGLVYFMAAPYHKPGQRHLYKIPLGLDQATVASMTNAGGRGGEPGPDGVGHGAGTHNASDVLLLRPSGSAVPYCVTCGSGSAADGTTSDGEQESQRRPNNCLYNRVAFNDDYTYFVQECLGPESPSTYLVEAGSERKVRVLNDGNELRDQLVQLAKPQIMTFSVQIKYDFNAQVKLFLPPGVKEDDDLQLPLILHIEASPERQLVSEEYGVDWNWYLSSHQSYIIAQIDARGSGFQGESLKTQIRGRVGIEVEDQLAVLMYLRDNLKLVDPNRICVYGKGYGGYIAMQMLATDSSQVLKCVAAISPIVSFRYYNSFFTERYVLQQDDAERSLIESDLSTKVGSLASKNFLIIHSTADCVVHEQHAALLTRSLVNRGIIFRHQMYVDEDHEYRSVSEHLYHTIETYIEENFGNDNQDWTSAFFLSKT, translated from the exons ATGAACACCGTCCAGAGCACGGGCCATGCGACCGTTCGGAACAAGAAAGATTCGCAGTTCGAG GAGTTAACTGTCTCTTCctcggaaaaaagaaattggAGGGGAATTTTTATTGCGCTTTTAGTGATTGCTGCCGTATTGGGGCTAATTGTGTTTTCCATTCTACTTCTATCACCAG AAATCGAAAGTTCGAAGCTCCACGGGCGTCGAATATCGCTGTACGACATCAAGTCGGGCCGGTACGAGTGGAACAGACAGAACGGATCCTGGATCAACC GATACGAGTACGTGTTCATCAACTCCGAGGGAGGGCTGACATCGCTGCAGATCACCAGAGATGGCGGTTTCCGCTTTGAGGTTTTGATGAACAACGCCACTTTC AGGCAGCTGAACGTGGACAGCTACGATGTGTCGCCGGATCGGAACTTTGTACTGCTGTACGCCTCGAGTGATAACACGCAGAAATACAACCGAAG CTACTTCATCTACGACCTTGCGGCGTCGAACGTGTTCTCGCTGTCAGTAAAAGAAGGTGACCAGCTTGCGCCACAGCTGCAGTACGTGCTCTGGGCACCGACGACTTCAAATGGTTCTTCCAGGGGGTCGGGCGATAAGGCGGGTCATCAGTCAGGACCTTCCTCCACATCGTCcgggtcgtcgtcgtcttcgtcgtccaCATCTTCCGGATCGTCGCAAGGTATAGCCTTCGTGCATCAGGGTGACATCTACTACAAGCCGCGCATGCAATACGATCTGATCTGTCGTATCACCACCAACG GCAAGGATGGCTTCGTACTCAACGGCGTACCCGACTGGCTGTACTCGAACGTACCGGAGCTGAAGGGACCTTCGCTGCTCTTCTCACCCGATGGCCAACATCTGGCATACCTTTCGTTCAACGTATCACAGGTGCAGCAGTATCA GTATCTTTGGTACGGCGAGGGTCAACAGTATCCGAAGCTGCGCAGCCTGCGCTATCCGAAGGTACACTCGGCGAACCCCAACGTCACGGTGTACGTGGTGAATCTGGGCGTGCTGAAGTACATCTTCCCGAAGCCGATCAGCGTACCGGCACACATCCGCGCCACCGACAGCTACGTCGGCGGGCTGAGCTGGCTCTCGCCAACCGAGCTGTCTGTGACGTATGCCAGCCGCAACCAGAGCCTGGCGCATGTTCTTCTCTGCCGGGCACCGACTTTCACGTGCGTGGAG ATGTTCCAGGAGAAGGCCGTCGCTAACTCGTGGGTGCTGATCGGTGAGACGGCACTGTTTATCCATCGTCCAACGCTCACCGACCACGCCGTCAACGATGCTCCGGTGTCGCAAGCGCTGAGAAATAGTTCCGGGACGGTGACGTCTACTAGCAGCACGGCGGCTCCGACAACGACGACCGCCGCACCGCCGTCGGCCCTGCCGGTCCCGAAGGACCTGTACATGCTGAAGCGGCTGAACGTGCGCGACGGCTCGCACGGCTACTACCGCCATTTGGTGTTGGTGGAGCTAGGCACCAAGCGCACCATCACGCTCACGATGGGCCAGTTCGAGGTGACGGAGATCGTCGGCTACGATGAGCGGCGCGGGCTGGTCTACTTCATGGCCGCGCCGTATCACAAGCCGGGCCAGCGGCACCTCTACAAGATCCCGCTCGGGCTCGACCAGGCAACGGTGGCGTCGATGACGAATGCCGGCGGACGCGGCGGCGAACCAGGACCGGACGGTGTTGGTCACGGTGCCGGCACCCACAACGCCAGCGATGTGCTGCTGTTGCGTCCGTCCGGTTCCGCCGTGCCGTACTGCGTGACGTGCGGCAGCGGGTCGGCGGCGGACGGTACCACCTCGGATGGCGAGCAGGAGTCCCAGCGGCGGCCGAACAACTGCCTGTACAACCGCGTCGCGTTCAACGACGACTACACGTACTTCGTGCAGGAGTGCCTCGGGCCGGAGTCGCCCTCCACGTACCTGGTCGAGGCCGGCTCGGAGCGCAAGGTGCGCGTGCTGAACGATGGCAACGAGCTGCGCGACCAGCTGGTGCAGCTCGCCAAGCCGCAGATCATGACGTTCAGCGTGCAGATCAAGTACGACTTCAACGCGCAGGTGAAACTGTTCCTGCCGCCCGGCGTCAAGGAGGACGACGATCTGCAGCTGCCCCTTATCCTGCACAT CGAGGCGTCGCCAGAGCGGCAGCTCGTGTCGGAGGAGTACGGCGTCGACTGGAACTGGTACCTGAGCAGCCACCAGTCGTACATCATCGCGCAGATCGACGCCAGGGGGTCCGGCTTCCAGGGCGAGTCGCTCAAGACGCAGATCCGTGGCCGCGTCGGCATCGAGGTAGAGGATCAACTGGCCGTGCTGAT GTACTTGCGAGACAACCTGAAGCTCGTCGATCCAAACCGTATTTGCGTGTACG GCAAGGGCTACGGTGGCTACATTGCGATGCAGATGCTGGCTACCGATTCGAGCCAGGTGCTGAAATGTGTTGCCGCCATTTCACCGATCGTATCCTTCCGTTACTATA ACTCATTCTTCACCGAGCGTTACGTGCTGCAGCAGGACGATGCCGAGCGTTCGCTGATCGAGTCGGACCTGTCCACCAAGGTCGGTAGTTTGGCGTCGAAAAACTTCCTGATCATCCACAGCACCGCCGACTGCGTGGTGCACGAGCAGCACGCCGCCCTGCTCACCCGGTCGCTCGTCAACCGGGGCATCATCTTCCGCCATCAG ATGTACGTCGACGAGGATCACGAGTACCGGAGCGTTTCCGAGCATCTGTACCACACGATCGAAACCTACATCGAGGAGAACTTCGGCAACGATAATCAGGACTGGACGTCGGCATTCTTTCTGTCTAAAACGTAG